The proteins below come from a single Aegilops tauschii subsp. strangulata cultivar AL8/78 chromosome 6, Aet v6.0, whole genome shotgun sequence genomic window:
- the LOC109739494 gene encoding uncharacterized protein: protein MTMEEALISPELRDVLAKVAVFLLVQGLVYLILTNSSDVFSKSKRLRSLSFRPMRSMSVRRVLAPLSDVPVGTDDDSPLPSSASSWSSRRWGSRKED from the coding sequence ATGACCATGGAGGAGGCGCTCATCTCGCCGGAGCTCCGCGACGTGCTGGCCAAGGTGGCCGTGTTCCTGCTCGTGCAGGGGCTGGTGTACCTCATCCTCACCAACTCCTCCGACGTCTTCTCCAAGAGCAAGAGGCTCCGGTCCCTCAGCTTCCGGCCCATGCGGTCCATGAGCGTGCGCCGCGTCCTGGCGCCGCTCTCCGACGTCCCCGTCGGCACCGACGACGACTCTCCTTTGCCTTCGTCGGCTTCTTCGTGGTCGTCGCGCCGCTGGGGTAGCCGCAAAGAGGATTGA
- the LOC109739493 gene encoding thioredoxin-like 3-1, chloroplastic, protein MPLLAPGPRALCRDLYCAAAAREQAVPSSVTACSTVGGARALGLRRGGVGGGARTGRGGVRAEAAYFWDASVPVEMGEIDSMDKLDAALASSAEQNQPIIIDWMASWCRKCIYLKPKLEKIAGEFPGVMFYFVDVNKVPQAVVKRGNISKMPTIQLWKDGEWKEEVIGGHKAWLVMDEVREMIHKYK, encoded by the exons ATGCCGCTGCTCGCGCCGGGCCCGCGCGCGCTCTGCCGGGACCTCTACTGCGCCGCCGCGgcgcgggagcaggcggtcccgtcCTCCGTGACGGCCTGCTCGACCGTCGGCGGGGCGCGGGCTCTGGGGCTGCGGCGAGGCGGCGTCGGTGGTGGTGCGAGAACAGGAAGAGGAGGGGTGAGGGCGGAGGCGGCCTACTTCTGGGACGCGTCGGTGCCGGTGGAGATGGGCGAGATCGACAGCATGGACAAGCTCGACGCCGCGCTCGCCTCCTCCGCCGAGCAAAACCAGCCCATCATCATCGACTG GATGGCCAGCTGGTGCCGGAAATGCATTTACCTGAAGCCCAAGCTGGAGAAGATAGCAGGGGAATTTCCAGG AGTCATGTTTTACTTTGTGGATGTGAATAAAGTTCCACAGGCCGTGGTGAAAAGAGGGAACATAAGT AAAATGCCCACTATTCAG TTGTGGAAGGATGGAGAATGGAAGGAGGAAGTGATAGGAGGCCACAAAGCGTGGCTGGTGATGGATGAGGTTAGAGAAATGATCCACAAGTACAAGTGA
- the LOC109738818 gene encoding uncharacterized protein, with amino-acid sequence MKGAAWRGHGGLSAADHLGAGALAAARRARLCIYGVALAFGAFAAFLAFAPSLPAPPPSSPSAAWLDGVLASASPYRAQVSGFFSSLFPANSSHSSFPGPPGPGVVAARRSGPGGGGLAAGGGPAGTNGSTAVRPHGQSGGGNSGGVRGGNSESSNATAAVGARTNGSSPGQQSGGGGAVPGGNSGGVRTDNPATGNAAASAARSDAPPRDHAGGGEAASNSSGIAAAAPNNSSGIAAAEAKAGATIGGSAQTGTTAKGGAPVRINGSEVNASSAEATASNGTAIPSVNQTRSAVSAMLHGNVAAPHRRGHPGKNHTAQDSAAHHDQQQSVNRAAVASGGSNSTKTMHKEATAPSQGSAGLVKGHAAQATNSSAVPVMGNRHPAKEAANAGGQTKKLHSIEAMGRCDMFYGNWVRDDSYPLYPEGSCPHVDESFNCHLNGRPDKAYQRLRWQPRGCSIPRLNPTDMLERLRGKRLVFVGDSLNRNMWESLVCILRSSVKDKRRVFEVSGNHKFRAEGSYSFLFQDYNCTVEFFRSPFLVQEWDMLVTRGKKKETLRLDKIDQSSSRYKNADVIVFNTGHWWTHEKTSLGKDYYQEGNQVYSQLNVHDAYRRALNTWARWVDSNINPKKTTVFFRGYSASHFSGGQWNSGGSCDKETEPITNGKYLMPYPQKMSILEEVLHGMKTPVAYLNITRMTDYRKEGHPSVYRKQKLSEEERKSPELYQDCSHWCLPGVPDSWNELLYAQILVKQHQMLHQ; translated from the exons ATGAagggcgcggcgtggaggggccACGGCGGCCTGTCCGCGGCCGACCACCTCGGCGCCGGGGCCCTCGCGGCCGCGCGGCGGGCCAGGCTCTGCATCTACGGCGTCGCGCTCGCCTTCGGCGCCTTCGCGGCCTTCCTCGCCTTCGCGCCCTCGCTCCCCGCGCCcccgccctcctcgccctccgcCGCGTGGCTCGACGGCGTCCTCGCCTCCGCCTCGCCCTACCGCGCGCAGGTCTCGggcttcttctcctccctcttCCCCGCCAACTCCTCCCACTCCTCCTTCCCCGGGCCTCCCGGTCCCGGCGTCGTCGCGGCGAGGCGGAgcgggccgggcggcggcgggctcgcggcgggcggcgggccggCCGGGACCAACGGGTCAACTGCGGTTCGTCCTCACGGGCAATCCGGGGGCGGCAATTCGGGAGGAGTTCGCGGCGGCAATTCCGAGTCCAGTAACGCTACCGCGGCGGTGGGCGCGCGGACCAACGGCTCCAGTCCTGGCCAGCAatcgggaggcggaggagcggtACCAGGCGGCAATTCGGGAGGAGTTCGCACCGACAACCCCGCTACCGGTAACgctgctgcttcggcggcgcggagCGACGCGCCGCCCCGTGATCACGCGGGAGGCGGTGAAGCGGCCAGCAATTCGTCAGGTATCGCCGCTGCTGCTCCCAACAATTCCTCAGGAATCGCAGCTGCTGAGGCGAAGGCTGGGGCCACGATCGGCGGTTCAGCCCAGACTGGCACCACGGCGAAGGGAGGTGCGCCTGTTCGGATCAACGGCTCCGAGGTGAATGCAAGTTCAGCGGAAGCCACGGCGAGCAACGGGACGGCGATTCCATCCGTCAATCAGACCCGCAGTGCAGTTTCAGCGATGCTGCACGGCAATGTTGCTGCGCCTCATAGGAGAGGACATCCAGGCAAGAACCACACCGCTCAAGATTCGGCGGCCCACCATGATCAGCAGCAGAGTGTAAACAGAGCTGCTGTTGCTTCAGGTGGAAGCAACAGTACGAAGACTATGCACAAGGAAGCCACTGCTCCTTCTCAAGGGAGCGCCGGTTTGGTGAAAGGCCACGCAGCACAGGCCACCAACAGCAGCGCGGTGCCGGTGATGGGGAACAGACATCCTGCCAAAGAGGCTGCCAATGCTGGTGGTCAGACGAAGAAGCTTCACTCGATCGAGGCGATGGGCCGATGCGACATGTTCTACGGCAATTGGGTCCGGGACGACTCGTACCCTCTCTACCCGGAGGGATCGTGCCCTCACGTCGACGAGTCCTTCAACTGCCACCTCAACGGCCGCCCCGATAAGGCCTACCAGAGACTCCGGTGGCAGCCCCGCGGGTGCAGCATCCCGAG GTTGAACCCAACTGATATGCTGGAGAGGCTGCGGGGAAAGCGACTCGTGTTCGTTGGCGATTCACTCAACAGAAACATGTGGGAGTCACTCGTTTGCATCTTGAGGAGTTCTGTAAAAGACAAGAGGAGGGTTTTTGAGGTGTCCGGGAACCACAAGTTCAGGGCCGAGGGCTCCTACTCTTTCCTCTTTCAG GACTACAATTGTACTGTGGAGTTCTTCCGCTCCCCTTTCCTTGTTCAGGAATGGGATATGCTTGTCACGCGTGGAAAGAAAAAGGAAACTCTTAGGCTTGACAAAATTGATCAATCATCCTCGAGGTACAAGAATGCAGATGTCATTGTTTTCAATACTGGGCACTGGTGGACACATGAGAAAACTTCCCTTGG GAAAGATTACTATCAAGAGGGCAACCAAGTGTACAGTCAGCTGAATGTCCATGACGCCTACCGGAGAGCTCTCAACACCTGGGCCAGGTGGGTTGATTCCAATATAAATCCCAAGAAAACAACTGTGTTTTTCAGAGGCTACTCAGCGTCCCATTTCAG CGGAGGGCAGTGGAATTCAGGCGGCAGCTGCGACAAGGAAACTGAGCCGATAACAAACGGAAAGTACCTCATGCCATACCCGCAGAAGATGAGCATTCTGGAGGAGGTCCTCCATGGGATGAAAACACCAGTGGCCTACCTGAACATTACAAGGATGACTGACTACAGGAAGGAGGGACATCCTTCAGTCTACCGCAAGCAGAAGTTGAGCGAGGAGGAGCGCAAGTCCCCAGAGCTATACCAGGACTGCAGCCACTGGTGCCTTCCTGGAGTGCCAGACTCCTGGAACGAGCTCCTCTACGCACAGATTCTGGTCAAGCAGCATCAGATGCTACACCAATAA